One genomic region from Strix uralensis isolate ZFMK-TIS-50842 chromosome 19, bStrUra1, whole genome shotgun sequence encodes:
- the AANAT gene encoding serotonin N-acetyltransferase isoform X2 — protein MSALSPLPFLKPVHLRSPRSSPGGQRRHTLPASEFRCLSPEDAISVFEIEREAFISVSGDCPLHLDEIRHFLNLCPELSLGWFEEGRLVAFIIGSLWDQERLSQLLRLPHLPSSQEISSVPRQPRRAGDRNLLPGRTGSTDTPSLPVSALARAVLASLGGLQGHVSPREGKALP, from the exons atgtcaGCACTCAGCCCGTTGCCTTTCCTGAAGCCCGTTCACCTGAGGTCCCCCCGGAGCTCGCCCGGGGGCCAGCGCCGCCACACGCTGCCCGCCAGCGAGTTTCGCTGCCTCAGCCCCGAGGACGCCATCAGCGTGTTTGAGATCGAGCGGGAAG CCTTTATATCCGTCTCAGGGGACTGTCCCCTCCACCTGGACGAGATCCGCCACTTTCTGAACCTGTGCCCGGAGCTCTCCCTCGGCTGGTTTGAGGAAGGGCGGCTCGTGGCGTTCATCATCGGCTCCCTCTGGGACCAGGAGAGGCTCAGCCAG CTGCTCCGTCTGCCACATCTGCCTTCCAGCCAGGAGATCAGCTCAGTCCCACGCCAGCcccgcagggctggggacagAAATCTCCTGCCTGGCCGCACTGGAAGCACTGACACACCCTCCCTGCCAGTCTCTGCTTtagccagggctgtgctggcaaGCCTGGGGGGGCTACAGGGCCATGTGTCCCCCAGGGAGGGAAAGGCCTTGCCCtag
- the RHBDF2 gene encoding inactive rhomboid protein 2 — translation MSAGDKNGGSRSNSSRLQSKKPPNLSIVIPPREAEEDGTRKEPSKVPIYRKSKSLQEPRSKGCDSSERRPGFRRQTSLSQSIRKGTAQWFGVSGDWEGKRQQWQRKSLQHCSMRYGKLKPAYRDMELPSQEVPSFQGTESPKPAKMPKIVDPLARGRPFRHPEETDRPNTPHHVLPPLTPGVVSLASFNSIRSGYGRLPRRKRESVAHMSFKAAAALLRGRSVLEPLAPKQRSNKRSFVYPSFMDEDMVDPADTLDSSFFSKMDMHDETYSMPDDVFESPPLSATYLRMHPAGEDARVSPEVEQPTPREGVRLTSASADASPAPRRGRRIASKVKHFAFDRKKRYYGLGVVGKWLNRTYRRSLSSIVQSQLEITDSHRPYFTYWITFVHILITLLVIGTYGIAPIGFTQHVTTELVLRNKGVYESVKYIQQENFWIGPSSIDLIHLGAKFSPCIRKDRQVERLIQRERDRERGSGCCVQNDNSGCIQTLPQDCSETLATFIKWPGTNAPAMGSGEKRTSGAVCHQDPRTCEEPASNPPHVWPDDITKWPICTYETQTNHTGFAHMDCQIKGRPCCIGTKGSCEITTREYCEFMHGYFHEEATLCSQVHCLDEVCGLLPFLNPEVPDQFYRLWLSLFLHAGIIHCLVSVTFQMTVLRDLEKLAGWHRISIIFILSGITGNLASAIFLPYRAEVGPAGSQFGLLACLFVELFQSWQVLEKPWKAFLNLFGIVLFLFVCGLLPWIDNIAHLFGFLSGLLLSFAFLPYITFGTVDKYRKRAMIIVSLLVFVGLFASLVVWLYVYPVNWRWVEYLTCLPFTSKFCEKYELEQVLH, via the exons ATGTCAGCCGGCGACAAGAACGGGGGCAGCCGCTCCAACAGCAGCCGCCTGCAGAGCAAGAAGCCCCCCAACCTCTCCATCGTCATCCCCCCGcgggaggcagaggaggatggCACCCGCAAGGAG CCCTCCAAGGTCCCCATCTACCGAAAGAGCaagagcctgcaggagccccgcTCGAAGGGATGCGACAGCTCGGAGCGCCGGCCCGGCTTCCGCCGGCAGACTTCCCTGTCCCAGAGCATCCGCAA GGGCACGGCGCAGTGGTTTGGCGTCAGCGGCGACTGGGAGGGGAAGCGACAGCAATGGCAACGCAAGAGCTTGCAGCACTGCAGCATGAGATACGGCAAGCTGAAGCCTGCCTACCGCGACATGGAGCTGCCCAGCCAGGAGGTGCCCTCCTTCCAAGGCACCGAGTCGCCCAAGCCCGCCAAGATGCCCAAG ATCGTGGACCCGCTGGCCAGGGGCCGTCCCTTCCGCCATCCCGAGGAGACGGACCGTCCCAACACGCCCCACCACGTCctgccccccctcacccccggTGTCGTCTCCTTGGCATCCTTCAACAGCATCCGCTCCGGCTACGGCCGCCTGCCGCGCAGGAAGAGGGAGTCTGTTGCCCACATGAGCTtcaaggcagctgcagccctTCTCCGC GGACGCTCTGTCCTGGAGCCGCTGGCTCCCAAGCAGAGGAGCAACAAGAGGAGCTTTGTGTACCCCAGCTTCATGGACGAGGACATGGTGGACCCTGCAGATACCCTGGACTCATCCTTCTTCAGTAAG ATGGACATGCACGACGAGACGTACTCCATGCCTGATGATGTCTTCGAGTCGCCTCCTCTATCAGCCACGTATCTACGCATGCACCCGGCGGGGGAGGATGCCAGGGTGTCCCCCGAGGTGGAGCAGCCCACCCC gcgGGAGGGTGTCCGGCTCACTTCGGCCTCCGCCGACGCCAGCCCGGCTCCCCGGCGAGGCAGGCGCATCGCTTCCAAAGTGAAGCACTTTGCCTTCGACCGCAAGAAACGCTACTAcgggctgggggtggtggggaagtGGCTGAACAGGACGTACCGCCGCAGCCTGAGCAGCATCGTGCAGTCACAGCTGGAGATCACCGACAGCCACCG GCCGTATTTCACGTACTGGATCACCTTTGTCCACATCCTCATCACCTTGCTGGTCATCGGCACCTACGGCATCGCCCCCATCGGCTTCACCCAGCACGTGACAACAGAGTTA GTGCTGAGGAACAAGGGCGTCTATGAGAGCGTCAAGTACATCCAGCAGGAAAACTTCTGGATTGGGCCCAGCTCG ATCGACCTGATCCACCTGGGAGCCAAGTTCTCCCCCTGCATCCGGAAGGATCGGCAAGTGGAGCGGCTCATCCAGCGTGAGCGGGACCGGGAGCGCGGCTCCGGCTGCTGCGTCCAGAACGACAACTCGGGCTGCATCCAGACGCTGCCACAGGACTGTTCG GAGACGCTGGCGACGTTCATCAAGTGGCCAGGCACAAACGCGCCGGCCATGGGCTCGGGTGAGAAGCGGACGTCGGGGGCCGTGTGTCACCAGGACCCCAG gACATGCGAAGAGCCGGCATCCAACCCACCCCACGTGTGGCCCGACGACATCACCAAGTGGCCG ATCTGCACCTACGAGACCCAAACCAACCACACAGGCTTTGCCCACATGGACTGCCAGATCAAGGGCAGGCCCTGCTGCATCGGCACCAAGGGCAG CTGTGAGATCACGACGCGGGAGTACTGCGAGTTCATGCACGGCTACTTCCATGAGGAGGCAACGCTCTGCTcgcag GTGCACTGCCTGGACGAGGTCTGCggcctcctgcccttcctcaACCCTGAGGTCCCCGACCAGTTCTACCGCCTGTGGCTGTCCCTGTTTCTGCACGCTGG CATCATCCACTGCCTGGTGTCAGTGACGTTCCAGATGACGGTGCTGAGGGACCTGGAGAAGCTGGCGGGCTGGCATCGCATCTCCATCATTTTCATCCTTAGCGGCATCACAGGCAATCTGGCCAGTGCCATCTTCCTGCCGTACAGGGCAGAG gtggGCCCTGCTGGGTCCCAGTTCGGCTTGCTGGCCTGCCTCTTCGTGGAGCTCTTCCAGAGCTGGCAAGTGCTGGAGAAACCCTGGAAAGCCTTCCTCAACCTCTTTGGCAtcgtcctcttcctctttgtctGCGGCCTCTTGCCGTGGATCGATAACATCGCTCACCTCTTCGGCTTCCTCAGCGGCCTCCTCCTCTCCTTCGCCTTCCTGCCCTATATCACCTTCGGCACGGTGGACAAGTACCGCAAGCGAGCCATGATCATCGTCTCCTTGCTGGTTTTCGTGGGACTCTTCGCCTCGCTGGTGGTCTGGCTCTACGTCTACCCCGTGAACTGGCGCTGGGTGGAATATCTCACCTGCCTGCCCTTCACCAGCAAGTTCTGCGAGAAGTACGAGCTGGAGCAGGTCCTGCACTGA
- the AANAT gene encoding serotonin N-acetyltransferase isoform X1: protein MSALSPLPFLKPVHLRSPRSSPGGQRRHTLPASEFRCLSPEDAISVFEIEREAFISVSGDCPLHLDEIRHFLNLCPELSLGWFEEGRLVAFIIGSLWDQERLSQAALTLHKPRGTAVHIHVLAVHRTFRQQGKGSILLWRYLQYLRCLPFVRRALLMCEDFLVPFYQKCGFEALGPCEVTVGELAFIEMQHSVRGHAFMRRNSGC from the exons atgtcaGCACTCAGCCCGTTGCCTTTCCTGAAGCCCGTTCACCTGAGGTCCCCCCGGAGCTCGCCCGGGGGCCAGCGCCGCCACACGCTGCCCGCCAGCGAGTTTCGCTGCCTCAGCCCCGAGGACGCCATCAGCGTGTTTGAGATCGAGCGGGAAG CCTTTATATCCGTCTCAGGGGACTGTCCCCTCCACCTGGACGAGATCCGCCACTTTCTGAACCTGTGCCCGGAGCTCTCCCTCGGCTGGTTTGAGGAAGGGCGGCTCGTGGCGTTCATCATCGGCTCCCTCTGGGACCAGGAGAGGCTCAGCCAG GCAGCGCTGACCCTGCACAAGCCGCGGGGCACGGCGGTGCACATCCACGTGCTGGCCGTGCATCGCACCTTCCGGCAGCAGGGCAAGGGCTCCATCCTCCTGTGGCGGTACCTGCAGTACCTGCGGTGCCTGCCCTTCGTCCGGCGTGCCCTGCTCATGTGCGAAGATTTCCTCGTGCCCTTCTACCAGAAGTGCGGTTTCGAGGCGCTGGGTCCCTGCGAGGTGACGGTGGGGGAGCTGGCCTTCATCGAGATGCAGCATTCCGTGCGGGGACATGCCTTCATGCGCAGGAACAGCGGCTGCTGA